The Carassius carassius chromosome 34, fCarCar2.1, whole genome shotgun sequence genome has a segment encoding these proteins:
- the LOC132115072 gene encoding glutamate receptor U1-like yields MNIISVHVIGSEMTPLGLILVSSALLAGVYAAGPQLLSVTTIKEEPYAMSKGSELEGFCIDLLSAVSKKLDFKYDIKLVKDSRYGTTDDSGNWNSMIGEVVRGEADIAVAPLTLIAKRETAVDMTKAFMQTGLSFILRKDIASDDLQFLSLLNLFSTEVWMGVLVAYLLTSVCIFLVSR; encoded by the exons ATGAATATCATTTCAGTGCATGTTATTGGCAGTGAAATGACTCCATTAGGACTCATCTTGGTCTCATCAGCACTGCTGGCTGGGGTCTATGCTGCAG gGCCACAATTATTAAGCGTTACAACCATCAAG GAAGAACCATATGCAATGTCCAAAGGCTCTGAACTGGAGGGCTTCTGCATTGACCTGCTGTCAGCCGTCTCCAAGAAATTAGATTTTAAGTATGATATTAAGCTTGTTAAGGACAGCCGTTATGGAACAACAGATGACAGCGGCAACTGGAACAGCATGATTGGAGAAGTTGTCAGAGGG GAAGCAGACATCGCTGTGGCACCTCTAACTCTTATTGCTAAACGCGAGACAGCTGTGGACATGACCAAAGCCTTCATGCAGACGGGTCTTAGTTTCATCCTGAGGAAGGACATTGCTTCTGATGACTTGCAGTTCCTCAGCCTTCTGAACCTGTTCTCCACTGAGGTGTGGATGGGAGTACTGGTCGCCTACCTGCTGACCTCCGTCTGCATCTTCTTAGTGTCGCGGTAA